Proteins from a genomic interval of Hydrogenophaga sp. PAMC20947:
- a CDS encoding DUF2933 domain-containing protein, which produces MNTTHNDHHTGTPRTTGLSSPLRTTLLMVVLVGGFFLLREHWNFVAGNWIYLLLLVCPLMHFFHGHDRHGDHVDPTARLSSKKE; this is translated from the coding sequence CACGCACAACGACCACCACACCGGCACGCCCAGGACGACGGGCCTGAGCAGCCCACTGAGAACCACGTTGCTGATGGTCGTTCTGGTCGGCGGATTTTTCCTGCTGCGTGAGCACTGGAACTTCGTCGCAGGCAACTGGATTTACCTGTTGCTGCTGGTCTGCCCGTTGATGCACTTTTTCCACGGTCATGATCGTCATGGTGACCATGTTGATCCGACCGCGCGACTCAGTTCCAAGAAGGAATAA